The proteins below are encoded in one region of Geomonas ferrireducens:
- a CDS encoding sensor histidine kinase has protein sequence MKMNRKLSNPLIALIGIQLIWVVMVVSWVYWFIGRNKEFKALALRYKPELVTHGVEWIVLVEGLLMAVAILAGVYVIFLYWRRQANLYLQQRSYISQLTHELKSPLASIQLHLETVKMRELPKEKLDGFLDTMLSDTERLNILISNLLMATRIEFRQLGEKAKQIDFSGFVTSYLESKNGDLPEGGKLTVEIEPNITATIDAEGMEMALRNLFENALLYSPVSPEIRVSLKRSASGRQCVLDFQDNGKGLGNDELEKIFEMFYRVRTPGENIRGTGLGLYIVRSVVNAHGGKISVESPGPGKGCTFHITLPLQGRQQRG, from the coding sequence ATGAAAATGAACCGGAAACTCTCCAACCCGTTGATTGCACTGATAGGGATCCAGCTGATTTGGGTGGTGATGGTCGTCTCCTGGGTCTACTGGTTCATCGGAAGGAACAAGGAGTTCAAAGCCCTCGCCCTGCGCTACAAGCCCGAACTGGTAACTCACGGGGTTGAGTGGATCGTTCTGGTCGAGGGGCTGCTGATGGCGGTTGCCATCCTGGCCGGGGTCTATGTCATCTTCCTCTATTGGCGGCGGCAGGCGAACCTCTATCTGCAGCAGCGCAGCTACATATCCCAGTTGACCCACGAGCTTAAGTCCCCGCTCGCCTCGATCCAGTTGCACCTTGAAACGGTGAAGATGAGGGAGCTCCCCAAGGAGAAGCTCGACGGCTTCCTCGACACCATGCTCTCCGATACCGAACGTCTGAACATCCTGATCAGCAACCTCCTCATGGCGACGAGGATCGAGTTCCGTCAGTTGGGCGAAAAGGCGAAGCAGATCGACTTCTCAGGGTTCGTCACCAGCTATCTCGAAAGCAAAAACGGCGACCTCCCGGAGGGGGGCAAGCTGACGGTGGAGATCGAGCCGAACATCACAGCGACCATCGACGCGGAAGGGATGGAGATGGCGCTCAGAAACCTCTTCGAGAACGCCCTCCTTTACTCACCGGTATCGCCGGAAATCCGCGTGTCGTTGAAGCGCAGCGCAAGCGGCAGGCAGTGCGTGCTCGACTTCCAGGACAACGGCAAGGGGCTAGGAAACGACGAACTGGAGAAGATATTCGAGATGTTCTACCGGGTGCGCACGCCGGGGGAGAACATCAGGGGAACCGGTCTCGGGCTCTACATCGTGAGAAGCGTGGTGAACGCACACGGCGGCAAGATCTCGGTCGAGAGCCCCGGGCCCGGCAAAGGCTGCACCTTCCACATCACCCTGCCGCTTCAGGGCAGGCAGCAGCGAGGATAG
- a CDS encoding peptidylprolyl isomerase has protein sequence MTEEKNPVVIMETSMGTVKIELFKDKAPISVRNFLSYVKDAYYDGTVFHRVIKNFMVQGGGLDENMQPKKTKFAIKNEATNGLKNVRGTLAMARTAVVDSATSQFFVNVVDNAFLDHTGKTPDRFGYAVFGQVIEGMEVMDAIRDVKTTTKAGHQDVPVEPVVINSIRLAE, from the coding sequence ATGACTGAAGAAAAAAATCCCGTGGTCATCATGGAAACCTCGATGGGTACCGTTAAGATCGAACTCTTCAAAGATAAGGCCCCCATCTCCGTCCGCAACTTCCTCTCCTATGTCAAGGACGCATACTACGACGGCACCGTCTTCCACCGCGTCATCAAGAACTTCATGGTGCAGGGTGGCGGCCTGGACGAGAACATGCAGCCGAAGAAGACCAAGTTCGCTATCAAGAACGAGGCGACCAATGGCCTTAAGAACGTGCGCGGCACCCTCGCCATGGCCCGTACCGCGGTCGTCGACTCCGCTACTTCGCAGTTCTTCGTCAACGTAGTGGACAACGCCTTCCTGGACCACACCGGCAAGACCCCGGACCGTTTCGGCTACGCCGTCTTCGGGCAGGTGATCGAAGGGATGGAAGTTATGGACGCGATCCGGGACGTGAAGACCACCACCAAGGCCGGTCATCAGGACGTTCCGGTAGAACCGGTCGTCATCAATTCGATTCGTTTGGCCGAGTAG
- a CDS encoding response regulator transcription factor, which translates to MSGEKPHILLVEDEMHLARGITFNLEQEGYLVSHVESGEEALEKVRMEKFDLIILDVMLPGIGGFEVCEKIRGLDSRVPVLMLTARSAESDRISGLAAGADDYLIKPFNLKEFLLRVSGMLRRSAWYRPEPVEEGYSFGDNEVFLLSYRARTRQGEIDLTDLEVRMLSLFFHREGEAIPRGEILESVWGYATDAETRTLDNFIVRLRKYFEPEPSRPVFFQTVRGVGYRFSKKP; encoded by the coding sequence ATGTCCGGCGAAAAACCGCACATACTGCTAGTCGAGGACGAGATGCACCTGGCGCGCGGCATCACCTTCAACCTTGAACAGGAAGGGTACCTGGTGAGCCACGTGGAGAGCGGCGAGGAGGCACTGGAGAAGGTACGGATGGAGAAGTTCGACCTGATCATCCTGGACGTCATGCTCCCCGGGATCGGAGGGTTCGAGGTCTGCGAGAAGATACGGGGGCTCGATTCGCGCGTCCCGGTTCTGATGCTGACGGCACGTTCCGCCGAGAGCGACCGCATCTCGGGGCTTGCCGCCGGGGCGGACGATTATCTGATCAAGCCGTTCAACCTGAAGGAGTTTCTGCTCAGGGTATCCGGCATGCTCCGTCGCAGCGCGTGGTACCGCCCCGAACCGGTCGAGGAAGGGTATAGTTTCGGCGACAACGAGGTCTTTTTGCTCTCCTACCGGGCAAGGACGCGGCAGGGTGAGATCGACCTGACCGATCTCGAGGTGCGCATGCTGTCGCTTTTCTTCCATCGCGAAGGAGAGGCCATCCCGCGTGGGGAGATCCTGGAGAGCGTCTGGGGTTACGCCACCGATGCCGAGACACGCACGCTGGACAACTTCATCGTGCGGCTCAGGAAGTACTTCGAGCCCGAGCCCTCCCGCCCGGTTTTCTTCCAGACCGTGCGCGGCGTGGGGTACAGGTTCAGCAAAAAACCTTAA
- a CDS encoding NAD(P)H-dependent flavin oxidoreductase, which translates to MFKPLRIGKHEARYPLIQGGMGVRISAGSLAGHVAKCGGVGLVASPGITLNSEFFDGKNYLKSNAQALKDEIRKAYEIAPDGIIGVNVMVALTDYEELVVASVEAGAKVLVCGAGLPLTLPGLTAHAPDVALIPIVSSVRAAQLIAKKWDKSYNRLPDAVVVEDPDTAGGHLGEKMENIGTGEYDQYETVRGVKEFFRSEYGLDIPIIAAGGIWDRADVEHALAEGADGVQMASRFVTTVECDAEDAFKQAYLDCKKEDIGLIMSPAGLPGRAILSNQQGIFDYDRDHSSVCSYGCLKKCSYRESGERFCIVKSLDRAQRGEVDSGLIFCGTNAWKANRMETVQEIFDEIFGAQGAVAEDKAA; encoded by the coding sequence ATGTTCAAGCCGTTGCGCATTGGTAAACACGAGGCACGATACCCGCTTATCCAGGGCGGCATGGGAGTAAGAATTTCAGCGGGCTCGCTGGCTGGTCACGTCGCTAAGTGCGGTGGTGTGGGCCTGGTGGCTTCCCCCGGGATAACCCTGAACAGCGAGTTTTTCGACGGCAAAAACTACCTCAAGAGCAACGCGCAGGCGCTGAAGGACGAGATCCGCAAGGCCTACGAGATCGCCCCGGACGGCATCATCGGCGTCAACGTGATGGTCGCCCTCACCGATTACGAGGAACTCGTGGTGGCTTCGGTCGAGGCGGGGGCGAAGGTGCTTGTCTGCGGCGCCGGCCTTCCCTTGACCCTCCCCGGGCTCACCGCGCACGCGCCCGACGTCGCCCTCATCCCCATCGTATCCTCGGTGCGTGCAGCGCAACTGATCGCCAAAAAATGGGATAAGTCCTACAACCGTCTTCCCGATGCCGTCGTGGTCGAGGACCCGGATACCGCCGGGGGGCACCTGGGCGAGAAGATGGAGAACATCGGCACCGGTGAGTACGACCAGTACGAGACCGTGCGCGGCGTGAAGGAATTCTTCCGTTCCGAGTACGGGCTTGATATTCCGATCATCGCGGCCGGTGGCATATGGGACCGCGCCGACGTCGAGCACGCCCTGGCTGAAGGGGCCGACGGCGTTCAGATGGCGAGCCGCTTCGTGACCACCGTCGAGTGCGACGCCGAGGATGCCTTCAAGCAGGCCTACCTCGATTGCAAGAAGGAAGACATCGGCCTCATCATGAGCCCGGCCGGTCTTCCGGGGCGCGCCATTCTCAGTAACCAGCAGGGGATCTTCGACTACGACCGCGACCACTCCTCGGTCTGCTCGTACGGCTGTCTCAAGAAATGCTCCTACAGGGAGAGCGGCGAGCGCTTCTGCATCGTGAAATCCCTTGATCGCGCCCAGCGCGGCGAGGTCGACTCCGGTCTCATCTTCTGCGGCACCAACGCCTGGAAGGCGAATCGCATGGAGACGGTACAGGAGATCTTCGACGAGATTTTCGGCGCGCAAGGTGCCGTCGCCGAGGACAAGGCAGCCTGA
- the metK gene encoding methionine adenosyltransferase, protein MEMKDFIFTSESVSEGHPDKVADQISDAILDAILAQDPKSRVACETLVTTGMAVIAGEITTNAVIDYPKIVRETIREIGYHDSAMGFDWETCAVLTSIDKQSPDIAQGVTEGEGMFKEQGAGDQGLMFGFACNETPELMPMSILLAHKLVSRLADVRKTGVLDFLRPDSKSQVSIQYIDDKPVHVDTVVISSQHTPEVSYEMIKEGIIEEVVKKIIPANLMDANTKFLINPTGRFVIGGPMGDCGLTGRKIIVDSYGGHGAHGGGAFSGKDPSKVDRSAAYMGRYVAKNLVASGVCERCEVQVAYAIGVAEPVSVMVDCNGTGKIPSKRISEIVREVFDLRPRAIIEQLDLLRPIYKKTAAYGHFGRELPEFTWERTDKAAIIREKAGL, encoded by the coding sequence ATGGAAATGAAGGACTTCATCTTTACCTCTGAATCTGTCTCTGAAGGGCATCCGGACAAGGTTGCCGACCAGATATCCGACGCCATCCTCGACGCCATCCTGGCTCAGGACCCCAAGTCGCGTGTGGCCTGCGAAACGCTTGTCACCACCGGCATGGCGGTGATCGCAGGCGAGATCACCACCAACGCGGTCATCGACTATCCGAAGATCGTGCGTGAAACGATCCGTGAGATCGGCTACCACGATTCCGCCATGGGCTTTGACTGGGAAACCTGTGCGGTGCTGACCTCTATAGATAAGCAGTCCCCGGACATCGCCCAGGGCGTCACCGAAGGCGAGGGGATGTTCAAGGAGCAGGGCGCGGGCGACCAGGGGCTCATGTTCGGCTTTGCCTGCAACGAGACCCCGGAACTGATGCCGATGTCGATCCTGCTGGCTCACAAACTGGTGTCGAGGCTTGCCGACGTCAGGAAGACCGGCGTGCTCGACTTCCTTCGTCCGGACTCCAAGTCCCAGGTTTCCATCCAGTACATCGACGACAAGCCGGTGCACGTGGACACCGTCGTCATCTCGTCGCAGCACACCCCCGAGGTGTCCTACGAGATGATCAAGGAAGGGATCATCGAGGAAGTCGTCAAGAAGATCATTCCGGCCAACCTGATGGATGCGAACACCAAGTTCCTCATCAACCCGACCGGCCGTTTCGTCATCGGCGGCCCGATGGGCGACTGCGGTCTCACCGGCCGCAAGATCATCGTCGACAGCTACGGCGGGCACGGCGCCCACGGTGGCGGTGCATTCTCCGGCAAGGACCCCTCCAAGGTGGACCGTTCCGCGGCGTACATGGGGCGCTACGTGGCGAAGAACCTCGTCGCCTCCGGCGTCTGCGAGCGTTGCGAAGTGCAGGTGGCCTACGCCATCGGCGTTGCCGAGCCAGTCTCCGTCATGGTTGACTGCAACGGCACCGGCAAGATCCCGAGCAAGCGCATCTCCGAGATCGTGCGCGAGGTGTTCGACCTGCGTCCGCGCGCCATCATCGAGCAGCTCGACCTGCTGCGTCCGATCTATAAGAAGACCGCAGCCTACGGCCACTTCGGCCGCGAGCTCCCCGAGTTCACCTGGGAGCGCACCGACAAGGCCGCGATCATCAGGGAGAAGGCGGGGCTCTAA